A part of Cystobacter ferrugineus genomic DNA contains:
- a CDS encoding Rrf2 family transcriptional regulator, with product MRRDSRLSVALHVLLHMEEMAPVVTSEELGQLMQANPVVVRRTMAGLREAGILRSEKGHGGGWSLARKLDSVTLGDVYAALGTPALFSIGPRDESPGCLVEQAVNHALGKVLGEAEALLLMQLRSISVADIAKSVQRDRSRPAKKGPAVHA from the coding sequence ATGAGACGTGATAGCCGGCTCTCTGTTGCATTGCACGTTCTCCTCCACATGGAGGAGATGGCTCCTGTGGTGACGTCGGAGGAACTTGGGCAGTTGATGCAGGCGAATCCCGTGGTGGTGCGGCGGACCATGGCCGGGCTGCGCGAGGCGGGGATCCTGCGCTCGGAGAAAGGGCACGGCGGGGGATGGTCACTCGCGCGCAAGCTCGATTCCGTGACGCTGGGCGACGTGTACGCCGCGCTCGGTACACCCGCCCTGTTCAGCATCGGTCCTCGTGACGAGAGTCCCGGATGTCTCGTCGAACAGGCCGTCAATCATGCACTCGGCAAGGTGCTCGGCGAGGCCGAAGCGCTCCTCCTGATGCAACTGCGAAGCATCTCGGTGGCGGACATCGCGAAGAGCGTTCAACGCGACCGCTCCCGTCCCGCGAAGAAGGGACCCGCTGTCCATGCATGA
- a CDS encoding alpha/beta fold hydrolase, translating into MTDIKHRTVKTNGIHLHIAEAGEGPLVLLLHGWPESWYSWRHQLPVLAAAGYHAVAPDVRGYGRSDKPREIEAYSMKNLLADYVGLLDALGEKTAVVVGHDWGSAMAWNSAALYPDRYRAVVGMSVPHLGRSPMPPTRLFKTMFGDKWFYILYFQEPGAAEAEFEADIPRTMRTILAGVPRVDSTAEAVQAKKKGDKFLTGLDTPGMLPAWLTEDDVAYFAKEFAGSGFRGGLNRYRNMDRDWEELPELATVKIEQPALFIIGEKDSGRAFAPVDPMKQLVPNLEELLVIPGAGHWIQQERAAEVNAALLAFLKGLPA; encoded by the coding sequence ATGACTGACATCAAGCACCGCACGGTCAAGACGAACGGCATCCATCTTCACATCGCCGAGGCCGGCGAAGGCCCCCTCGTGCTGCTCCTCCACGGCTGGCCGGAGTCCTGGTACTCCTGGCGCCACCAACTCCCGGTGCTCGCGGCCGCCGGCTACCACGCGGTCGCGCCCGATGTTCGCGGCTACGGCCGCAGCGACAAGCCACGGGAGATCGAGGCGTACAGCATGAAGAACCTGCTCGCCGATTATGTCGGCCTGCTCGACGCCCTCGGGGAGAAGACCGCTGTTGTCGTCGGCCACGACTGGGGCTCGGCGATGGCATGGAACAGCGCCGCGCTCTACCCCGATCGCTACCGTGCCGTCGTTGGCATGAGCGTTCCTCACCTCGGCCGTTCGCCCATGCCTCCGACACGGCTTTTCAAGACCATGTTCGGAGACAAGTGGTTCTACATCCTCTATTTCCAGGAGCCTGGTGCCGCGGAAGCGGAATTCGAAGCGGACATCCCGAGGACGATGCGTACGATCCTCGCTGGTGTCCCCAGGGTCGATTCGACGGCCGAGGCCGTGCAGGCCAAGAAGAAGGGCGACAAGTTCCTCACGGGTCTCGACACCCCCGGCATGCTCCCGGCCTGGCTCACCGAAGACGACGTGGCGTATTTCGCGAAGGAGTTCGCGGGCAGCGGCTTCCGTGGAGGGCTCAACCGCTATCGCAACATGGACCGCGACTGGGAGGAGTTGCCCGAACTCGCGACGGTCAAAATCGAGCAGCCCGCGCTCTTCATCATCGGAGAGAAGGACTCGGGGCGCGCGTTTGCCCCGGTCGATCCGATGAAGCAGTTGGTGCCCAACCTCGAGGAGCTGCTCGTCATCCCCGGCGCCGGTCATTGGATCCAGCAGGAGCGCGCAGCCGAGGTCAACGCGGCGCTGCTGGCCTTCCTGAAGGGGCTTCCCGCTTGA